A window of Malania oleifera isolate guangnan ecotype guangnan chromosome 5, ASM2987363v1, whole genome shotgun sequence contains these coding sequences:
- the LOC131156238 gene encoding dehydrodolichyl diphosphate synthase CPT3 produces MGKENDGKGSKVSETLCSFLRKCMFCVLSVGPVPNHISFIMDGNRRYAKKMKLTEGTRHRVGFLALMSMLKYCYELGVKYVTIYAFSIDNFKRSPDEVQSLMDLMLEKIEGLMKEDSMVNRYGVRVCFIGNLKLLSDSVRLAAEKAMLATATNSKAVLSICVAYTSTNEIVHAVQESCEEKWDERVLNVSKASCEKDGEEHFVNLADIEKNMYMAVVPDPDILIRTSGETRLSNFLLWQSAYCLLHSPSALWPEIGFWHLIWAVLNFQRNYSYLQKKNKQL; encoded by the coding sequence ATGGGTAAAGAAAATGATGGTAAAGGAAGCAAGGTGTCTGAAACTTTATGCAGTTTCCTCAGAAAATGCATGTTTTGTGTGCTTTCTGTTGGTCCTGTTCCCAATCATATCAGCTTCATCATGGATGGGAACCGAAGATATGCTAAAAAAATGAAATTGACCGAAGGGACTAGGCATCGGGTTGGATTCTTGGCCCTCATGTCCATGCTTAAGTACTGTTACGAACTTGGTGTGAAATATGTAACAATTTATGCCTTCAGCATTGATAATTTTAAACGAAGTCCAGATGAAGTTCAATCTTTGATGGATTTGATGCTGGAAAAGATCGAAGGGTTAATGAAAGAAGACAGCATGGTTAATCGCTATGGTGTTAGGGTTTGCTTCATAGGGAATCTAAAGCTGTTGAGTGACTCTGTTAGGTTAGCAGCTGAGAAGGCTATGCTTGCCACTGCTACTAATTCCAAAGCAGTGCTCTCAATTTGTGTTGCATACACTTCCACTAATGAGATTGTTCATGCTGTTCAAGAATCTTGTGAAGAAAAATGGGATGAAAGAGTATTAAATGTGAGCAAAGCCAGCTGTGAAAAGGATGGTGAAGAGCACTTTGTAAATTTAGCTGATATTGAGAAGAATATGTACATGGCAGTTGTGCCTGATCCTGACATCTTGATTCGTACTTCTGGTGAGACGCGCTTGAGCAACTTTCTTTTGTGGCAGAGTGCATACTGCCTTCTGCATTCTCCTTCTGCGCTTTGGCCAGAAATTGGTTTTTGGCATCTGATTTGGGCAGTTTTGAACTTCCAAAGAAATTACTCTTATTTGCAGAAAAAGAACAAGCAACTTTAA